The following proteins come from a genomic window of Actinomarinicola tropica:
- a CDS encoding ABC transporter ATP-binding protein, giving the protein MLWTIGKVAVPWIVRQGVDRGIEAEPPDIGEIRFWGLMVLLAGAGSAIFAGARRYMAFREARRTEADLRDQIFAQIQRLHFAYHDRTQAGQLMSRGNTDLQQVQQFVVMIPVTISNALTVLLVTVLLVVIDPILTLFALGSLPVVNVLGKRFSTRLFPNVMRIQEESAQLASVVDESVQGVRVVKGFGAEPAQSTKLETEAEDVYDAAMDASYVRARYLPAIELMPNVGLIAVLAYGGHQVMNDELTLGTLVSFNLYVVLLIQPLRMLGMIIAQAQRAAAAGDRVAEVLSTAPRIVDPAHPRQLPSKGPALGHVQFEAVDFSYADGTPVLRELQLDVPAGQSIALVGATGSGKSTIARLLPRFYDVDGGRILLDGVDVREAPLAELRRAVGIVFEDTFLFSASIAANIAFADPDAPQEQIERAARLAGAHDFIVELPLGYHTEIGERGFSLSGGQRQRIAIARAILADPRVLILDDATSSVDPTKEHEIRDALGEVMQGRTTIVIAHRPATIALADRVALLGDGRIVATGTHDELLATSEAYRTVLAAIERDVEAGEEVRL; this is encoded by the coding sequence ATGCTCTGGACGATCGGCAAGGTCGCCGTGCCGTGGATCGTCCGCCAGGGTGTCGACCGGGGCATCGAGGCCGAGCCGCCCGACATCGGCGAGATCCGCTTCTGGGGCCTGATGGTGCTGCTGGCCGGCGCCGGCTCGGCCATCTTCGCCGGCGCCCGCCGCTACATGGCGTTCCGCGAGGCCCGCCGGACCGAGGCCGACCTGCGCGACCAGATTTTCGCCCAGATCCAGCGCCTCCACTTCGCGTACCACGACCGCACCCAGGCCGGTCAGCTGATGAGCCGGGGCAACACCGACCTCCAGCAGGTCCAGCAGTTCGTCGTCATGATCCCGGTGACGATCTCGAACGCGCTCACGGTGCTCCTGGTGACGGTGCTGCTCGTCGTCATCGACCCGATCCTCACCCTCTTCGCCCTCGGGTCGCTCCCGGTCGTGAACGTGCTCGGCAAGCGCTTCTCGACCCGGCTGTTCCCGAACGTGATGCGCATCCAGGAGGAGTCCGCCCAGCTCGCGTCGGTCGTCGACGAGTCGGTGCAGGGCGTCCGGGTCGTCAAGGGCTTCGGTGCCGAGCCGGCCCAGTCCACCAAGCTCGAGACCGAGGCCGAGGACGTGTACGACGCGGCGATGGACGCCTCCTACGTCCGGGCCCGCTACCTCCCGGCCATCGAGCTGATGCCGAACGTCGGCCTCATCGCCGTGCTCGCCTACGGCGGCCACCAGGTGATGAACGACGAGCTCACGCTGGGCACCCTCGTCTCGTTCAACCTCTACGTGGTGCTGCTCATCCAGCCGCTCCGCATGCTCGGCATGATCATCGCCCAGGCCCAGCGCGCCGCCGCTGCCGGCGACCGCGTGGCCGAGGTGCTGTCGACCGCGCCCCGCATCGTCGATCCGGCCCACCCGCGCCAGCTGCCCTCGAAGGGCCCGGCCCTCGGCCACGTCCAGTTCGAGGCGGTCGACTTCTCCTACGCCGACGGCACCCCCGTGCTGCGCGAGCTCCAGCTCGACGTCCCGGCAGGCCAGTCGATCGCGCTGGTCGGTGCCACCGGCTCGGGCAAGAGCACGATCGCCCGTCTCCTGCCCCGCTTCTACGACGTCGACGGCGGCCGCATCCTCCTCGACGGCGTCGACGTGCGCGAGGCCCCGCTCGCCGAGCTGCGCCGCGCCGTGGGCATCGTGTTCGAGGACACGTTCCTCTTCTCGGCGAGCATCGCCGCCAACATCGCCTTCGCCGATCCCGACGCACCGCAGGAGCAGATCGAGCGGGCCGCGCGGCTCGCCGGTGCGCACGACTTCATCGTCGAGCTGCCCCTCGGCTACCACACCGAGATCGGCGAGCGCGGGTTCTCCCTCTCTGGCGGCCAGCGCCAGCGCATCGCCATCGCCCGCGCCATCCTCGCCGACCCGCGGGTCCTCATCCTCGACGACGCCACCTCGTCGGTCGATCCGACGAAGGAGCACGAGATCCGCGACGCGCTGGGCGAGGTCATGCAGGGGCGCACGACGATCGTGATCGCCCACCGTCCGGCCACGATCGCGCTGGCCGACCGGGTGGCGCTGCTCGGCGACGGTCGCATCGTCGCCACCGGCACCCACGACGAGCTGCTCGCCACGAGCGAGGCGTACCGCACGGTCCTCGCCGCCATCGAGAGAGACGTCGAGGCGGGGGAGGAGGTGCGGCTGTGA
- a CDS encoding ABC transporter ATP-binding protein, translating into MPAGISEDDKLDSEQAKHVLRRAARMMRPHRRQLWLAIGLIALYTLCILAGPYIVSWAIDSGITPRDAGVLNTAIAAYIVVALVHYVAQRTAITTLARVGETFLKDLRRRVFAHLQRLSMPFYDREKAGVIIARMTSDIDAMQELVQMGLLQFVSATMLLVLALILLFVMSWQLMFVCAIAIPFVVLASIKFQKDSNRAYLTVRDRIGSTLSNLQEGIAGVRVIQAFGRQEVESTRFAGENRGLYDAHMESVKVQSWYVPIIEFAGHFTTAIAIGVGGWMVTEDIVTIGVVAFFVLTLSNLFEPIQQLSQLFNQLQSSGAALQKLFELLDTDVDVAERPGAVDLPSEGEIEVRDVVFRYAPDGEDVLSGVNLTISPGERLALVGPTGAGKSTLAKLVARMYDPVEGTVSFGGVDLRDATLRSLRQRIVVVPQEGFLFHGTIRDNIRLVRPEATDADVVRALDALGLRERFEDLEDGLDTEVAERGSRLSAGEKQLVSLARAALIDPAVLVLDEATSSLDPGTEALVERALEVLMEGRTVIVIAHRLSTSERADRVGVVTEGTLRELGTHDELVAAGGHYAALYATWAGGLASTS; encoded by the coding sequence ATGCCCGCAGGGATCTCCGAGGACGACAAGCTCGACTCCGAGCAGGCCAAGCACGTCCTGCGGCGTGCGGCGCGGATGATGCGCCCGCACCGTCGCCAGCTGTGGCTCGCCATCGGCCTCATCGCCCTCTACACGCTGTGCATCCTGGCCGGCCCCTACATCGTGAGCTGGGCCATCGACTCCGGCATCACGCCCAGGGACGCCGGCGTCCTCAACACCGCGATCGCCGCGTACATCGTCGTGGCGCTCGTCCACTACGTGGCCCAGCGCACCGCGATCACCACGCTCGCCCGGGTCGGCGAGACGTTCCTGAAGGACCTCCGGCGCCGGGTGTTCGCCCACCTCCAGCGGCTGTCGATGCCCTTCTACGACCGGGAGAAGGCGGGCGTGATCATCGCCCGCATGACCTCGGACATCGACGCCATGCAGGAGCTCGTCCAGATGGGGCTGCTCCAGTTCGTGTCGGCGACGATGCTGCTCGTCCTCGCCCTGATCCTGCTGTTCGTCATGTCGTGGCAGCTGATGTTCGTCTGCGCGATCGCCATCCCGTTCGTGGTCCTGGCCTCGATCAAGTTCCAGAAGGACTCCAACCGGGCCTACCTGACGGTGCGCGACCGGATCGGCTCCACGCTCTCGAACCTCCAGGAGGGCATCGCCGGCGTCCGGGTCATCCAGGCCTTCGGTCGCCAGGAGGTCGAGTCGACCCGCTTCGCCGGCGAGAACCGCGGCCTCTACGACGCCCACATGGAGTCGGTGAAGGTCCAGTCGTGGTACGTCCCGATCATCGAGTTCGCCGGGCACTTCACCACCGCCATCGCCATCGGCGTCGGCGGCTGGATGGTCACCGAGGACATCGTCACCATCGGCGTCGTCGCCTTCTTCGTGCTCACGCTCTCGAACCTCTTCGAGCCGATCCAGCAGCTCAGCCAGCTGTTCAACCAGCTGCAGTCGTCGGGCGCCGCGCTCCAGAAGCTCTTCGAGCTGCTCGACACCGACGTCGACGTGGCCGAGCGTCCCGGCGCCGTCGACCTGCCGTCGGAGGGCGAGATCGAGGTCCGCGACGTCGTGTTCCGCTACGCGCCCGACGGCGAGGACGTGCTCTCCGGCGTGAACCTCACGATCTCGCCGGGGGAGCGGCTCGCCCTCGTCGGCCCCACGGGCGCCGGCAAGTCGACCCTCGCCAAGCTGGTCGCCCGCATGTACGACCCCGTCGAGGGCACGGTGTCGTTCGGCGGTGTCGACCTGCGGGACGCGACGCTGCGATCGCTGCGCCAGCGCATCGTCGTCGTGCCCCAGGAGGGGTTCCTGTTCCACGGGACGATCCGCGACAACATCCGCCTCGTCCGGCCCGAGGCCACCGACGCCGACGTGGTCCGGGCGCTCGACGCCCTCGGCCTGCGGGAGCGCTTCGAGGACCTCGAGGACGGTCTCGACACCGAGGTCGCCGAGCGCGGGTCACGGCTGTCGGCGGGCGAGAAGCAGCTCGTCTCGCTCGCCCGCGCCGCGCTGATCGACCCGGCCGTGCTGGTGCTCGACGAGGCGACCTCCTCGCTCGATCCCGGCACCGAGGCGCTCGTCGAACGGGCGCTCGAGGTGCTGATGGAGGGCCGGACGGTCATCGTGATCGCCCACCGGCTGTCGACCTCGGAGCGGGCGGACCGCGTCGGCGTCGTCACCGAGGGCACGCTCCGCGAGCTGGGCACCCACGACGAGCTGGTCGCCGCCGGGGGCCACTACGCGGCGCTCTACGCCACCTGGGCCGGCGGCCTGGCCTCGACCAGCTGA
- a CDS encoding phosphorylase family protein — MDLTIDGADLPEDDHRAAARQLCDAAETIDADGWYPEIEVVRPWSQHNPRLTGEFARPSAIRRYLERELAALLDRGARISVRPARRALGLDDPALFDALDESGWDLRAKKLFLFGPERMALSLDRLGHYTGTSADAFQRYVVFTNYAMHVDAFRERFPDALGPSRDGVQMPAWHHLEPDGSGVSIVNIGVGPSNAKTVTDHVAVLRPDAMLMIGHCGGLRNHQAIGDFVLATAYLRADHILDEVLPTSVPVTPNQRLNSLLLGALERRGAAFRLGTVYTTDNRNWELNQREALEAMRLSRSVAVDMESATVAANGFRYRIPNATLLCVSDKPLHGSPKLSAAARDFYEASRRSHLDIALECLDEVRSRHPHGIPNADLRSTDEPLLGAPPDVD; from the coding sequence GTGGACCTGACGATCGACGGAGCCGACCTGCCCGAGGACGACCACCGCGCGGCGGCGCGGCAGCTGTGCGACGCCGCGGAGACGATCGACGCCGACGGCTGGTACCCCGAGATCGAGGTCGTCCGCCCGTGGTCGCAGCACAACCCACGCCTCACCGGCGAGTTCGCCCGACCGTCCGCCATCCGCCGCTACCTGGAGCGCGAGCTCGCCGCGCTCCTCGACCGCGGGGCCCGCATCTCGGTGCGCCCCGCCCGCCGCGCGCTCGGGCTCGACGACCCCGCTCTCTTCGACGCGCTGGACGAGAGCGGGTGGGACCTGCGGGCGAAGAAGCTCTTCCTGTTCGGCCCCGAGCGGATGGCGCTCTCGCTCGACCGGCTCGGGCACTACACCGGCACCTCGGCTGACGCCTTCCAGCGCTACGTCGTCTTCACCAACTACGCGATGCACGTCGACGCGTTCCGCGAGCGCTTCCCCGACGCGCTCGGGCCGAGCCGCGACGGCGTGCAGATGCCCGCGTGGCACCACCTGGAGCCCGACGGCTCCGGCGTCTCGATCGTGAACATCGGCGTGGGTCCGAGCAACGCCAAGACGGTGACCGACCACGTGGCCGTGCTCCGCCCCGACGCCATGTTGATGATCGGCCACTGCGGGGGGCTCCGGAACCACCAGGCGATCGGCGACTTCGTGCTCGCCACCGCCTACCTGCGCGCCGACCACATCCTCGACGAGGTCCTGCCGACGAGCGTGCCCGTGACGCCGAACCAGCGGCTCAACTCGCTCCTCCTCGGCGCGCTCGAACGGCGCGGCGCGGCGTTCCGGCTCGGCACCGTCTACACGACCGACAACCGCAACTGGGAGCTCAACCAGCGCGAGGCGCTCGAGGCGATGCGGCTGTCGCGCAGCGTCGCCGTCGACATGGAGTCGGCCACCGTCGCCGCCAACGGCTTCCGCTACCGCATCCCCAACGCCACGCTCCTCTGCGTCTCCGACAAGCCGCTGCACGGCTCGCCGAAGCTGTCCGCAGCGGCCCGGGACTTCTACGAGGCGAGCCGACGGTCGCACCTCGACATCGCCCTCGAGTGCCTCGACGAGGTCCGCTCGCGGCACCCGCACGGCATCCCGAACGCCGACCTGCGCTCCACCGACGAGCCGCTGCTCGGCGCGCCGCCGGACGTCGACTGA
- a CDS encoding alpha-ketoglutarate-dependent dioxygenase AlkB — MATPVATIAFERAQLDDACWVDVARGFVGGLGHDPSEVYAAVRDGIAWQQGRVFRYERWIDEPRMGGMLRQGQQAPHIVLDETRRAIERHYGVGFGGCSFAYYRDHSDSMGLHRDRDMRWLDDTLIALLVLGDRRPFHLRPRANRYDHDAPHRGATVDVAPGHGDLIVMGGACQDRWEHGVPRPATPTGGRISAQWRWTSRQGRPVVGASYRAPRHFSRSR; from the coding sequence ATGGCCACGCCCGTCGCCACCATCGCCTTCGAGCGGGCGCAGCTCGACGACGCCTGCTGGGTCGACGTCGCGCGCGGCTTCGTCGGCGGCCTCGGGCACGACCCGTCCGAGGTCTACGCCGCGGTGCGCGACGGCATCGCGTGGCAGCAGGGTCGGGTGTTCCGCTACGAGCGGTGGATCGACGAGCCCCGCATGGGCGGGATGCTCCGACAGGGCCAGCAGGCGCCCCACATCGTCCTCGACGAGACCCGACGGGCCATCGAGCGCCACTACGGCGTCGGGTTCGGCGGCTGCTCGTTCGCCTACTACCGCGACCACAGCGACTCGATGGGCCTGCACCGCGACCGCGACATGCGGTGGCTCGACGACACCCTCATCGCGCTCCTGGTCCTCGGCGACCGTCGCCCGTTCCACCTGCGGCCTCGGGCCAACCGCTACGACCACGATGCCCCGCACCGCGGCGCCACGGTCGACGTCGCCCCCGGCCACGGCGACCTCATCGTGATGGGCGGCGCGTGCCAGGACCGCTGGGAGCACGGGGTCCCCCGGCCGGCCACCCCCACGGGTGGGCGCATCTCCGCGCAGTGGCGGTGGACGTCGCGCCAGGGCCGGCCCGTGGTCGGGGCGTCCTACCGGGCACCCCGCCACTTCAGCCGGTCACGCTGA
- a CDS encoding sensor domain-containing diguanylate cyclase, whose amino-acid sequence MSDRDIPDQPPRRSERPLVELAPTGLGFAADDGTLVYANAAWRELYGFRGRFPAAVEDVMSLIVPEHHDRMRDVFETAERGEEGQCWLRTVAGRHIDHRLRRIEEPRDPSIRYIGAATDVTELTEALDAVRRSDERFRTITSSLPVAVFRTDPDGAITWANEWMKELSGYELEEGKGRSAFDLIHPDDRRAALSRAIAAADAGVPFESEHRFIRSDGSERWVLVRTTPVHDADGDIVEHIGTLEDVTGYHLRTSELAHAAAHDPLTGLPNRASVLRRLEDLCAASRGRYDVGLIFIDLDDFKQVNDDHGHQAGDAVLVEVARRLSTATRSQDLVGRLAGDEFMIVCAGIEGMGQVDAVAERARHLIEEQPIVHAGDELLARVSIGCSIGPGGGSVPDLIQQADQAMYTDKRNRRH is encoded by the coding sequence ATGAGCGACCGCGACATCCCGGACCAGCCACCGCGCCGCTCGGAGCGCCCGCTGGTCGAGCTGGCCCCGACCGGGCTCGGCTTCGCCGCGGACGACGGCACCCTCGTGTACGCCAACGCCGCCTGGCGGGAGCTGTACGGCTTCCGCGGGCGCTTCCCCGCCGCCGTCGAGGACGTCATGTCCCTGATCGTCCCCGAGCACCACGACCGCATGCGGGACGTCTTCGAGACCGCCGAGCGGGGCGAGGAAGGGCAGTGCTGGCTCCGCACGGTCGCCGGGCGGCACATCGACCACCGTCTGCGCCGGATCGAGGAGCCGCGCGACCCCTCGATCCGCTACATCGGCGCCGCGACCGACGTGACCGAGCTCACCGAGGCGCTCGACGCGGTGCGCCGCAGCGACGAGCGCTTCCGCACGATCACGTCATCGCTGCCCGTGGCCGTCTTCCGGACCGACCCCGACGGGGCCATCACCTGGGCCAACGAGTGGATGAAGGAGCTCAGCGGCTACGAGCTCGAGGAGGGGAAGGGGCGATCGGCGTTCGACCTCATCCACCCCGACGACCGCCGGGCGGCGCTGTCGCGAGCGATCGCCGCGGCCGACGCCGGCGTGCCGTTCGAGTCCGAGCACCGCTTCATCCGCAGCGACGGCAGCGAGCGCTGGGTGCTCGTCCGCACGACACCCGTCCACGACGCCGACGGCGACATCGTCGAGCACATCGGCACCCTCGAGGACGTGACCGGCTACCACCTGCGCACGAGCGAGCTGGCCCACGCCGCCGCCCACGACCCCCTGACCGGCCTCCCCAACCGGGCCAGCGTGCTGCGGCGGCTCGAGGACCTCTGCGCCGCGTCGCGGGGTCGCTACGACGTCGGGCTGATCTTCATCGACCTCGACGACTTCAAGCAGGTCAACGACGACCACGGGCACCAGGCCGGCGACGCCGTCCTCGTCGAGGTGGCCCGGCGCCTCTCGACGGCCACCCGCAGCCAGGACCTCGTGGGTCGGCTCGCCGGCGACGAGTTCATGATCGTGTGCGCCGGCATCGAGGGCATGGGCCAGGTCGATGCGGTGGCCGAGCGGGCGCGCCACCTCATCGAGGAGCAGCCGATCGTCCACGCCGGCGACGAGCTGCTGGCGCGGGTCAGCATCGGCTGCTCGATCGGCCCTGGCGGCGGCTCGGTCCCCGACCTGATCCAGCAGGCCGACCAGGCCATGTACACCGACAAGCGCAACCGCCGGCACTGA